From the Methanocaldococcus fervens AG86 genome, the window CTCTTCATTTTCATTTTCACTGCATGCAACTGCCTGTTTTCCTGCCGAAGTGTAAGGTATAAATGTGGATATTAAATTAACAAATACCGTTATTGGAGCATCCTCTCCTCTCAGCCCATACCTTCTCCAATTTATACTCTTAACTGCTCTTGTCAATCCACATGCTGAAGCATCATACAATAAAGGAACGTGGTTTGCAAATCTCATTATTTCCATTCTTCTTCCTTCATCACTCTGCCTTCCTGCATTTCCTCCATAAGCGATGGCAACTTCAACGGCAAATGGGATTCCTCCTTTGTAAGTCTTTGGATTTCTTGTAATTGCCTTAACGAAATCTGGCTGTAAAAGTTCTTTTAATGATTTTTCTATATTTTCAGCTCCAATAGGTCTTAACCCTGTTGTAGGTGGAGCCATAAACTCCATGCTTTGGAGGCAATTAACAATCATCTCTGCTTCATCCCAGGTTAGCTCTTTAGGATTTTTATTTAAGATTTTTTTAACTTCATCTTCAAATCTTTTCAGTTCTTCATCTGATATTAGCCCTTTATTTTTTATTTCAGCAATAAACTCATCTGGACTTTTTACTATGTTTTTAACTTTTTTATTCAATTCATCAACAACTGTAGCTGATAAATAATTCTTCTCAGCCCATTCCATGAAGTTTTCAGGTATCTTTTTAAAGTGGTTCTTTAATTTGTTTATCTCTTCCTCGCTTAGCTTATTAAACAAATACTCTATTGTTAAGTATTTTAAAGCGTATCTCTTTAAATCATCTAAGCTCTCTGGAAGGTTTTTAATTATAGTTTTAACGGTTTCTATTTCATCATCACTGATGTAATCTTTAAACTTATTTAGATAGCTTTCAATATCCATATTTAAATAGCAGGAAACAACCATATTCCAAAATACGCTATCTTTGAATTTTTTCAATATTAAGTCTCTTAGCAAATAGGTAGAGAGCTCTTTAATTCTTTTTGTTGTAACCCTTGAAAGTTCAGAAACGAGCATTGAAGAAACTTTCTTTGAGTTTGTTTTTCTTGCAATATACAAAAGTTCATCTGTAGTTAAACCATAAGGGTGAGGTTTCATTTCTTCTGGTTTTTTTGGTAGTTCATCAACAACTCTATCAAATAAAACATCTCCATAGGGGTCTTTTAATAAAATCTTTGCATGTGGTGTTGCTAAACTTATCCTTCTTAAGTATTCAAAAGGTCCAAACTCTCCTCTATTGTAGCTAACTTCTTTAAATTCTCCTTCTACTCTTGTTCCTCTCCATTTTCCTTTTCTAACTTTTTTTGATACAATTTCCCCTTCATTTTTTTCAACATTCATCTTTACTTCAACTTCGTAGATATTGCCATCTCCAGTAGATGTTGTGATCTTCAATGGCTTTCCCGTAGTTATTTGTGAGAATAATAAGACACCTGCAGCTCCAATCCCCTGCTGTCCTCTTGATTGTATAAATCTATGCATCTTAGAACCGGCTAACATCTTCCCAAATACTTTTGGAATAAATTCTAATGGAATTCCTGGACCGTTATCTTCAACTGCAACTTTGTAATGGTCAGCTCCCAACTTCTCAATCTCAACTTTTATATCTGGTAAAATGCCAGCTTCTTCACATGCATCTAAGCTGTTTGTAACCAATTCGTGAATTATTGTTGTTAGGCTCCTAATCTTTCCACTGTATCCAAGCATGTGTTTATTTTTCCTAAAAAATTCAGCAACTGAGTGCTCTTTAAATTCTTTAAATAAATCTTCACTCATACATCCCACCATCATAATATTGATAGTTGATAATTGTTGATAATATTGAAGCTCAGTAGTTATATGTTACAGGGAATATATAAATTTAGATATAAATTAAAAATTTTAGTAAAATGTTATAAAAAAATAGAAAAATAGATTATCAGTTATTTAGCCTTTTCTTTGATGACAATTAATCTATCTGTACATGTAAAGCATGGGTCACAGCTTGCTATAATTAACTCAGCATCTGAAACATGATGCCCAGGCAAAATAGCTTCCATACATGCTAAGTTAGTTGCTGTTGGCGTCCTAACCTTTGCCTGCCTGACCCTTCCATTTTCATCCAATCCATAGGAATAATAAACTTGCCCCCTTTGAGCTTCATTATAAACGTTTATTGGCTTAAATGGCTTTAATTCATAGTTTGGATTATAGATTTTTTTATCTAAATTTGGCAACTCCTTTAATCCCTGTCTAATTATCTTAATGCTTTCAAAGCACTCATAAAATCTAACTGCCAATCTGCTAAACACATCCCCATCATCAAACAATATCTCTTCAAATTCAAAGTTATCATAAACAGGAACCTGCCCCATCTTTCTCATATCGCTGTGAATTCCAGAACCTCTGGCTGTGGGTCCTACAGCATGTAATTTTTTAGCGGTTTTTTTATCTAAAACGCCAACATCCTTAATTCTCGCCATAATCATTGGGTCATTTACAGTTCTCTCTAAAAGCTTCTTTAAATTCTCTTCAAACTTTTCTAACCTCTCTAACAAACCAGGTATTTTGCTCTCATTTATATTGCATCTCGGTCTAATCCCACCTATTATTGGACAGGAATATTGAGCTCTTCCACCGGTAATTTCCCCTAAAATTTGCATTATTGGCTCTCTAATCATAAATGCCCTAAAAGCCATTGTTTCAAAGCCCAAAACTTCAAATGCGTGCCCAAACAATAACATGTGTGAGTGTAGCCTTTCTAACTCTTCAACTATAGCTCTTATATAGTCTGCCCTCTCTGGAACTTCTATATCACATCCTCTTTCAGTAACCATCACGTTAGTCCATACGTGTATGTGAGAGCAGATTCCACAAATTTTTTCTGACAATATGCTAATCTTTTCTGGAGGAAGACCTTCCATAATAAGCTCTATTCCTCTATAATTTACTCCAATGGTTAGTTCAGCATCTTTTATAATTTCATCTTCAATAAACAATCTCAATCTATGCGGTTCAAGCATTGTTGGGTGAACTGGACCTATTGCTATTTCTCCTTCATACTTCATAAACAACACCTAATAATTATAAACCATTTAAACCATTATGACCTAAACTAAAGTAATGCCTTAACATAATGATTTGGTTATAATTTATCATAATTAATAATGATAATTTACCTAACCTTTTATATACTTTTGTTTTAATAAAGTTATCGGATTTTATTTTTGTATGATTATTAAAAGTTTGGTGATGGTTATGACTCAAATGGACGATGCAAAGAATGGTATTATTACTGAAGAAATGAAAATTGTTGCTGAAAAAGAAAAAATTGATGTTGAAAAACTTAGAAAGCTTATAGCTAAAGGATATGCGGTTATTCCAAAAAACGTTAATAGAGAGACAGAACCTGTAGGGATTGGGCAGTATTTAAGAACTAAGGTAAATGCAAACATTGGAACATCTCCAGATTGCGTTGATATAGATTTAGAGATAAAAAAGGCAAAAATTGCTGAAACGTATGGAGCAGATACAATTATGGATTTAAGTACTGGAGGTAATTTAGAGGAAATTAGAAAAGCAATAATGGATGCTGTTAAAATGCCAATTGGTACTGTTCCAATCTATGAAGTTGGAAAATTGGCGAGAGAGAAGTATGGAAGAGTTGTAGATATGGATGAGGATTTGATATTTAATGTAATTGAAAAACAGGCAAAAGAAGGAGTAGACTTTATGACGTTGCATTGTGGTATAACTAGGCAGTCAGTAGAAAGGCTGAAAAAAAGTGGAAGGATAATGGGCGTTGTAAGTAGAGGAGGGGCGTTTTTGACAGCTTATATCTTATATCATAATGAAGAGAATCCATTATATAAAAACTTTGATTATTTGTTGGATATCCTTAAGGAGTATGATGTAACCATAAGCTTAGGGGATGGGATGAGACCAGGTTGTTTGGCAGATAATACAGATAGAGCCCAAATTGAAGAACTGATTATCTTGGGGGAGTTGGTTGATAGATGCAGAGAGAAGGGAGTTCAATGCATGGTTGAAGGGCCAGGACATATTCCTATAAACTACATAGAAACAAACATCAAATTGCAAAAGAGCTTATGTAAAAACGCTCCATTCTATGTATTGGGACCGATAGTTACAGATATAGCTCCTGGTTATGACCACATAACAGCCGCTATTGGAGGAGCATTAGCTGGCTACTATGGGGCTGATTTCCTTTGCTACGTAACTCCAGGTGAGCATTTAAGATTGCCTACAATTGAGGATGTTAAAGAAGGGGTTATAGCTACCAAAATAGCTGCTCAAGCAGCGGATGTTGCGAAAGGAAACAAACTGGCATGGGAAAAAGAGGTAGAGATGGCTTATGCAAGGAAAAATCACGATTGGGAGAAACAATTTGAATTGGCAATAGACAAAGATAAAGCAAAGAAAATGAGGGGAGAAATTCCTTCAAAAGAAGAAAGGGCTTGCTCAATTTGTGGAGATTATTGTGCTTTGTTGATGGTTGAAGAGTTAGGAAAGAGATAAATATTGCTATTTTTTAACGTATATTACAACTTTTAAACTTTTAAACTAAAAATAAAATCAATAAAATAAACTTAAGGGAGCTTTATGATTGTTTTGAAAAATGCAAGGATTGTTGATGTTTATACTGGAGAAGTTATTGAGGGAAATGTGGGATTTGAAAAAGATAAAATCTCTTTTGTAGATTTAAATAATGAAATTGATAAGATAGTCGAAAAAACAAAAGATGTTAGGGTTATTGACTTAAAAGGGAAATATTTATCTCCAACATTTATAGATGGGCATATACACATAGAATCATCACATTTAATACCTTCAGAGTTTGAAAAATTTGTGTTAAGAAGTGGAGTAACAAAGGTTGTTATAGATCCACATGAAATAGCAAACGTCTCTGGAAAAGAAGGAATTTTGTTTATGTTGAATGATGCCAAAATATTGGATGTTTACGTTATGCTCCCTTCCTGTGTTCCAGCCACGAACTTAGAGACGAGTGGAGCTGAGATAACAGCTAAGGATATTGAAGAGTTAATTTTATTGGATAACGTTTTGGGCTTAGGAGAAGTTATGAACTATCCAGCAGTTATAAATGAAGAGGAAGAAGTTTTAAAAAAGATAAAAGTGGCTAAAAGATACAACAAATTGATAGATGGACACTGTCCAAAGCTGAGAGGTTTGGATTTAAATAAATACATATCTCATGGAATAATGAGCGACCATGAGTGTGTTGATGAAGATGAGGCATTAGAAAAGCTCAGATTGGGGTTAAAACTAATGATTAGGGAAGGAACTGCATCAAAAAACATTTATTTGCTTAATATGACTAAAAAGATAAAAGATTTTAGAAATATAATGTTGGTTAGCGACGATGTTTGTGTTAGAGATTTGGATGGCTATATGTTAAATATCTTAAGAAAAGCTTCTAAGTATGTTTCTCCAATTGAAGCCATTCAAATGGTTACAATAAACCCTGCCAATTATTTTGGATTTGATGTTGGAATTAAAGCTGGAAATGAAGCAAGTTTTGTAATTTTTGAAGATTTAAACAATTTTAAAGTTTACGATATTATTGTAAAAGGGAGATTTTTGAAGGATGTTTTAAATGAATTAAATAAAAATAAAAAAAGAAACATTCCTGAAAAGCTCATGAACACTTTAAAATATACATATAAGAATGAAAATGATTTTTTAATTAAAGGAATTGACTATAAAGAGAGGGAAAGATTTGTTAGGGTAATTAAACCACTAAAAGACTCTCTAATAACTGAAGAGCTAACATTTAGCACTGAGGAGATAAAAATTCTACTGAATGAAAATGTTGTAAATAAAATCTTTGTCATAGAGAGGCATAAAAACACTGGAAATATTGGGAAAGGTTTAATCTATAATTTTTTAGAGGAGGGGGTTTTAGCCTCATCCTATGCCCACGATTCCCACAACGTAATAGCCATAGGAAATAATGAGAAGGATTTAGCGTTAGCTGTAAATAAATTAAAGGATATTGGAGGAGGATTTATAGCTGTTAAAGATGGGGAGGTTGTTGAATGTCTCCCATTACCAGTTGGAGGAATAATGGGGGATGATGGAAAATACATTTTTGAGAAAATCAACGCATTATATAGAAAAATAGAAAATTGGAGTTCATTTGAAAATCCATTTTTGAGTATGAGCTTTTTCTCTCTACCTGTAATTCCAGAGTTGAAGATAACTGATAAAGGTTTAGTTAAGGATATGCAGTTGGTTGATTTATTTGTTTAATTTATTAACTTTAATAACATTTTCTAAAGTTTTAGTCCCCGTTTCCTTCAATCTCTATAACTTTTACATAGATTGGATGCTCTTTAAGTTGTTGATAAACCTTTTCAGCAGCTCTCCTTGACCTTGCAAGCATGACAAACGCAACATCTCCGCTATATCTTGCCTCTGTAAATGATAAAATATCTCCTCTTGCTATTCCCTCTCCAATTATTCTCCTAATTAAATCTTCGTACTTTGTAGCATGTTTTTCTGGGATATTTAATAAAATACCATAAATCATCATTTCACCTCAATCAATTATTTATCATTATTATTTTAATTTACAATTTATTTATTCAGAAACCTTTAAAATTCCTAAAGTTTGATCTACTTTTTTAGCAATATCCAAGTCAAATAATGCAATTGTTGGTAATAGCCAGCTAAACCTGTATCTTGGCTCCCCATCTTTTGTTTCTCCATAGTATGCAAATGACAATCTTCCAAATCCAGTTTCTTTCTCAACTTTCCTTACACTTCTTATGAACCTCCTTGCAATGTTTGGAAGTTCCTCATAACTCAGTGGCTTTCCACCAGCACCATTTTGCATGGAAAGTTCTAAGCTAATTCCAACATTTTTTATGGCTTTGATTAAGTTTCCTAATTTGTTCTTTTTAAGGAAAGCTAACAATAAAGTGGCTGCTGGAACTCTTAAAACCTCTGTATTTTTCTCGTCTTCATCTCTTAACTGGCAAACTATGTATGCTTTACCCATTTCCATCTCTATGTGTGCATATAATTCAGTATTTTTTG encodes:
- the ade gene encoding adenine deaminase, with the protein product MIVLKNARIVDVYTGEVIEGNVGFEKDKISFVDLNNEIDKIVEKTKDVRVIDLKGKYLSPTFIDGHIHIESSHLIPSEFEKFVLRSGVTKVVIDPHEIANVSGKEGILFMLNDAKILDVYVMLPSCVPATNLETSGAEITAKDIEELILLDNVLGLGEVMNYPAVINEEEEVLKKIKVAKRYNKLIDGHCPKLRGLDLNKYISHGIMSDHECVDEDEALEKLRLGLKLMIREGTASKNIYLLNMTKKIKDFRNIMLVSDDVCVRDLDGYMLNILRKASKYVSPIEAIQMVTINPANYFGFDVGIKAGNEASFVIFEDLNNFKVYDIIVKGRFLKDVLNELNKNKKRNIPEKLMNTLKYTYKNENDFLIKGIDYKERERFVRVIKPLKDSLITEELTFSTEEIKILLNENVVNKIFVIERHKNTGNIGKGLIYNFLEEGVLASSYAHDSHNVIAIGNNEKDLALAVNKLKDIGGGFIAVKDGEVVECLPLPVGGIMGDDGKYIFEKINALYRKIENWSSFENPFLSMSFFSLPVIPELKITDKGLVKDMQLVDLFV
- a CDS encoding DNA topoisomerase VI subunit B, which translates into the protein MSEDLFKEFKEHSVAEFFRKNKHMLGYSGKIRSLTTIIHELVTNSLDACEEAGILPDIKVEIEKLGADHYKVAVEDNGPGIPLEFIPKVFGKMLAGSKMHRFIQSRGQQGIGAAGVLLFSQITTGKPLKITTSTGDGNIYEVEVKMNVEKNEGEIVSKKVRKGKWRGTRVEGEFKEVSYNRGEFGPFEYLRRISLATPHAKILLKDPYGDVLFDRVVDELPKKPEEMKPHPYGLTTDELLYIARKTNSKKVSSMLVSELSRVTTKRIKELSTYLLRDLILKKFKDSVFWNMVVSCYLNMDIESYLNKFKDYISDDEIETVKTIIKNLPESLDDLKRYALKYLTIEYLFNKLSEEEINKLKNHFKKIPENFMEWAEKNYLSATVVDELNKKVKNIVKSPDEFIAEIKNKGLISDEELKRFEDEVKKILNKNPKELTWDEAEMIVNCLQSMEFMAPPTTGLRPIGAENIEKSLKELLQPDFVKAITRNPKTYKGGIPFAVEVAIAYGGNAGRQSDEGRRMEIMRFANHVPLLYDASACGLTRAVKSINWRRYGLRGEDAPITVFVNLISTFIPYTSAGKQAVACSENENEEIFNEIRHALMICGRELEKYLSRIRREAEEEKKRKYVMKYARIFAEALANILNKPVDEIEERVVKLLE
- a CDS encoding TIGR00703 family protein, with translation MVVDAKEVEMINTLVFETLGNPEKEREFKLKSLKRWGFDLIFGKIDGKETYFTAELDERKAGDKFSKDGKEYEVIEVLEELPKNTELYAHIEMEMGKAYIVCQLRDEDEKNTEVLRVPAATLLLAFLKKNKLGNLIKAIKNVGISLELSMQNGAGGKPLSYEELPNIARRFIRSVRKVEKETGFGRLSFAYYGETKDGEPRYRFSWLLPTIALFDLDIAKKVDQTLGILKVSE
- a CDS encoding hydrogenase large subunit → MKYEGEIAIGPVHPTMLEPHRLRLFIEDEIIKDAELTIGVNYRGIELIMEGLPPEKISILSEKICGICSHIHVWTNVMVTERGCDIEVPERADYIRAIVEELERLHSHMLLFGHAFEVLGFETMAFRAFMIREPIMQILGEITGGRAQYSCPIIGGIRPRCNINESKIPGLLERLEKFEENLKKLLERTVNDPMIMARIKDVGVLDKKTAKKLHAVGPTARGSGIHSDMRKMGQVPVYDNFEFEEILFDDGDVFSRLAVRFYECFESIKIIRQGLKELPNLDKKIYNPNYELKPFKPINVYNEAQRGQVYYSYGLDENGRVRQAKVRTPTATNLACMEAILPGHHVSDAELIIASCDPCFTCTDRLIVIKEKAK
- the thiC gene encoding phosphomethylpyrimidine synthase, which gives rise to MTQMDDAKNGIITEEMKIVAEKEKIDVEKLRKLIAKGYAVIPKNVNRETEPVGIGQYLRTKVNANIGTSPDCVDIDLEIKKAKIAETYGADTIMDLSTGGNLEEIRKAIMDAVKMPIGTVPIYEVGKLAREKYGRVVDMDEDLIFNVIEKQAKEGVDFMTLHCGITRQSVERLKKSGRIMGVVSRGGAFLTAYILYHNEENPLYKNFDYLLDILKEYDVTISLGDGMRPGCLADNTDRAQIEELIILGELVDRCREKGVQCMVEGPGHIPINYIETNIKLQKSLCKNAPFYVLGPIVTDIAPGYDHITAAIGGALAGYYGADFLCYVTPGEHLRLPTIEDVKEGVIATKIAAQAADVAKGNKLAWEKEVEMAYARKNHDWEKQFELAIDKDKAKKMRGEIPSKEERACSICGDYCALLMVEELGKR